The following proteins come from a genomic window of Amaranthus tricolor cultivar Red isolate AtriRed21 chromosome 14, ASM2621246v1, whole genome shotgun sequence:
- the LOC130799882 gene encoding uncharacterized protein LOC130799882: protein MAAVTSSPVLSNNGSETSANNVPSTPPPPSTITTSSVKSPNLSTVSLQRSEAPKNLRGLNKPKCIKCGNVARSRCPYQSCKSCCSKAQNPCHIHVLKPNSTLADRGASSNPVVPEQQPSEAATPGTSAKANSLRQLSSTFSQFNNVHIPLRSRKPLTRKEALTINEWRFAKLKEYKEANIEAENEAFDRYMQNINLLKEVFDVNSERPDEDEILASNPPTTSGEKKELISEMKVILRSNPMRSDTFRKRIRQTIDQGLSKLKTNNAIEEPNSLDKDAESAPKAAKNCSTLETSALTELNYKLNRARNEDDLKLCIQMRLDINSQQKISQEMKTDSSVVMEEHTAPSKLPSAPECDFPLKMVKSREIDQDVLSKMDFHFSSIEEIEDL from the exons ATGGCGGCTGTAACTTCATCGCCAGTTCTCAGCAACAATGGTTCCGAAACGAGTGCTAACAACGTCCCTTCTACTCCTCCACCGCCATCAACGATTACTACATCCTCTGTAAAAAGCCCTAATCTTTCTACGGTTTCGTTGCAAAGATCTGAAGCTCCCAAGAATCTTCGAGGACTCAATAAACCCAAGTGTATTAAGTGTGGTAATGTCGCTAGGTCTAG GTGCCCTTATCAGTCCTGCAAAAGTTGTTGTTCAAAAGCCCAGAATCCCTGCCATATACATG TTTTAAAGCCAAATTCTACTCTTGCTGATAGAGGAGCTTCTTCAAACCCCGTGGTACCGGAGCAACAACCGAGTGAAGCAGCAACCCCTGG GACCTCAGCTAAAGCGAATTCCCTTCGTCAACTTTCTAGCACTTTTTCGCAGTTCAACAATGTACATATTCCGCTCCGCTCAAGGAAGCCACTAACCAGAAAG GAGGCACTGACTATAAATGAATGGAGGTTTGCCAAGTTAAAGGAATACAAGGAAGCAAACATTGAAGCAGAAAATGAAGCTTTTGATAGGTACATGCAGAATATCAACTTATTAAAAGAGGTGTTTGACGTTAATTCTGAGAGGCCAGACGAGGATGAAATCTTGGCGTCAAACCCGCCCACGACTTCAGGTGAGAAAAAGGAGTTAATCTCAGAAATGAAGGTAATCCTAAGATCAAACCCTATGCGAAGTGATACATTTAGGAAGAGGATTCGACAAACAATTGATCAAGGGTTGAGCAAGCTTAAGACAAATAATGCGATTGAAGAACCTAACAGCCTAGACAAAGATGCTGAATCGGCCCCTAAGGCAGCTAAAAATTGTTCGACTCTGGAAACCTCAGCTTTAACCGAATTGAATTATAAGTTAAATAGAGCTCGAAATGAAGATGACTTAAAGCTTTGTATCCAGATGAGGTTAGACATCAACAGCCAACAAAAGATAAGCCAGGAAATGAAAACCGACAGCTCAGTGGTAATGGAGGAGCATACAGCCCCGAGCAAGTTGCCTTCAGCACCGGAATGTGACTTTCCGCTGAAAATGGTAAAAAGTAGAGAAATAGATCAAGATGTTCTCAGTAAAATGGATTTCCATTTTTCGTCCATAGAAGAAATAGAAGATCTATAG